In Bacteroidota bacterium, a single genomic region encodes these proteins:
- the map gene encoding type I methionyl aminopeptidase — protein sequence MIYYKTEEEIALIKESSLLVGKTLAELAKVIKPGVTTLQLDKIAHDFILDNGGVPAFLNYEGFPNTLCVSVNAQVVHGIPGNIELKEGDLVSVDCGVVMNEFYGDSAYSFAVGEVSPEVQKLMQVTKESLYKGIEKAVAGMRIGDISAAVQEHAERNGFSVVRELVGHGLGRDLHEAPEVPNFGSKGKGVKMQEGLVIAIEPMINMGRRNVVTERDGWTIRAADNKPSAHYEHTLVVRKGEAQILSSFDFIDEVLATKSKQVVTN from the coding sequence ATGATTTATTATAAAACAGAAGAAGAAATAGCGTTAATTAAAGAAAGTTCTTTACTTGTTGGAAAAACCTTAGCAGAATTAGCTAAAGTTATTAAACCCGGGGTTACCACCTTGCAATTGGATAAGATCGCACATGATTTTATCCTCGACAATGGTGGAGTGCCGGCCTTCTTAAATTATGAAGGCTTTCCGAATACACTTTGTGTATCGGTAAATGCTCAGGTGGTGCATGGAATTCCAGGCAACATCGAATTAAAAGAAGGAGATTTGGTTTCGGTGGATTGTGGTGTGGTGATGAATGAATTTTATGGTGATTCAGCTTACTCGTTTGCGGTGGGTGAAGTAAGTCCTGAAGTACAGAAATTGATGCAGGTAACCAAAGAAAGTTTGTATAAAGGAATCGAAAAGGCTGTTGCCGGAATGCGCATAGGAGATATTTCTGCAGCGGTTCAAGAGCATGCTGAACGAAACGGATTTAGTGTAGTGAGAGAGTTGGTTGGCCACGGTTTGGGTCGCGATTTACACGAAGCACCGGAAGTGCCTAACTTTGGAAGCAAAGGTAAAGGAGTGAAGATGCAAGAAGGATTAGTAATTGCGATTGAGCCGATGATTAACATGGGAAGGCGCAATGTGGTAACAGAAAGAGACGGGTGGACAATCAGAGCAGCAGATAACAAACCTTCAGCACATTACGAACATACCCTTGTAGTGCGAAAAGGAGAGGCACAAATTTTATCGTCTTTCGATTTTATAGATGAGGTTTTAGCAACAAAGTCAAAACAAGTAGTAACAAATTAA
- the infA gene encoding translation initiation factor IF-1 produces MSKQSSIEQDGTIIEALSNAMFRVELENGHIITAHISGKMRMHYIKILTGDKVKVEMSPYDLTKGRITFRYK; encoded by the coding sequence ATGTCCAAACAGTCATCGATAGAACAAGACGGAACAATTATAGAAGCGCTAAGTAATGCCATGTTTCGTGTTGAGTTGGAAAACGGACATATTATAACAGCTCATATTTCGGGAAAAATGAGGATGCACTACATCAAAATTTTGACCGGAGATAAAGTAAAGGTTGAAATGTCTCCTTACGATTTAACAAAAGGAAGGATCACATTTAGATACAAATAG
- the rpmJ gene encoding 50S ribosomal protein L36 → MKVRTSIKKRSEDCKIVRRKGRLYVINKKNPKFKQRQG, encoded by the coding sequence ATGAAAGTAAGAACTTCGATTAAAAAGAGAAGCGAAGATTGCAAGATAGTAAGACGTAAAGGTCGCTTGTATGTAATCAACAAAAAGAATCCTAAGTTTAAGCAACGTCAGGGATAA
- the rpsM gene encoding 30S ribosomal protein S13, giving the protein MARIAGIDLPKNKRGEIGLTYIYGIGRSLSQQILSKAGVDWNVKVQDWNDEQLNNIRTAVGDVKVEGALRSEVQLNIKRLMDIGCYRGVRHRTGLPLRGQRTKNNSRTRKGKKKTVANKKKVTK; this is encoded by the coding sequence ATGGCAAGAATTGCAGGTATTGATTTACCAAAAAACAAAAGAGGCGAAATTGGCTTAACCTATATCTATGGGATTGGCAGAAGTTTGTCGCAACAAATTTTATCAAAAGCCGGTGTGGACTGGAATGTAAAAGTTCAAGACTGGAATGATGAGCAATTAAATAACATTCGTACTGCTGTAGGTGATGTGAAAGTAGAAGGTGCATTGCGTTCTGAAGTTCAATTGAACATAAAGCGTTTGATGGATATTGGTTGTTACCGTGGCGTGCGTCATCGTACAGGTTTACCATTGCGTGGTCAACGAACTAAAAACAACTCTAGAACGCGTAAGGGTAAAAAGAAAACAGTTGCTAACAAAAAGAAGGTAACTAAATAA
- the rpsK gene encoding 30S ribosomal protein S11 has translation MATKQPTAASAKTTKKRVVRVDSIGEAHINATFNNIIIALTNTNGEVISWASAGKMGFKGSKKNTPYAAQLAAADCAKVAHEAGLRKVKVFVKGPGAGRESAIRTLHTSGIEVMEIMDITPIPHNGCRPAKRRRV, from the coding sequence ATGGCTACAAAACAACCAACAGCCGCATCGGCTAAAACAACTAAGAAAAGAGTTGTGCGTGTTGACTCTATCGGTGAGGCACACATCAATGCGACTTTTAACAATATTATCATAGCATTAACCAATACAAACGGGGAAGTTATTTCCTGGGCTTCTGCTGGAAAAATGGGCTTTAAAGGTTCTAAAAAGAACACTCCTTATGCTGCGCAATTAGCAGCGGCCGATTGTGCTAAAGTAGCTCATGAAGCAGGTTTACGTAAAGTAAAAGTGTTTGTAAAAGGACCGGGAGCTGGTCGCGAAAGCGCTATCCGTACTTTACATACATCCGGTATTGAAGTGATGGAGATTATGGATATTACTCCAATTCCACACAACGGATGTCGTCCGGCTAAAAGAAGAAGAGTTTAA
- the rpsD gene encoding 30S ribosomal protein S4: MARYIGPKSRIARKFKEPIFGPDKALEKKNYPPGMHGLTKKRAKQSEYAVQLQEKQKAKYTYGILEKQFANIFDRAARAHGVTGEVLIQLIEARLDNVVFRLGIAPTRSAARQLVSHRHITVNGHVVNIPSFTLKAGDVIAIREKSRSLEVITHSISTHPKEYPWLEWNKDTMTGRFVMVPERSQVPENIKEQLIVELYSR; this comes from the coding sequence ATGGCAAGATACATAGGACCAAAATCCAGAATTGCTCGTAAGTTTAAAGAACCAATTTTCGGACCTGATAAGGCTTTAGAAAAAAAGAACTATCCTCCGGGAATGCATGGTTTAACCAAGAAGAGAGCTAAGCAATCAGAATACGCTGTGCAGCTTCAGGAAAAGCAAAAAGCAAAATATACCTACGGGATTTTGGAGAAGCAATTCGCTAATATTTTCGACCGTGCAGCTCGTGCGCATGGGGTAACGGGTGAGGTATTAATTCAATTGATTGAAGCACGTTTGGATAACGTAGTTTTTCGTTTAGGAATTGCTCCTACTCGCAGTGCTGCGCGCCAATTGGTTTCTCACCGTCACATTACAGTAAACGGACATGTTGTAAATATCCCTTCCTTTACTTTGAAAGCGGGTGATGTTATTGCCATTCGTGAAAAATCAAGATCATTGGAGGTAATTACTCACTCCATCAGCACACATCCAAAGGAATACCCTTGGTTGGAGTGGAACAAAGATACCATGACCGGTCGCTTTGTAATGGTTCCTGAAAGAAGCCAAGTTCCTGAAAACATCAAGGAACAGCTAATTGTGGAGCTTTACTCAAGATAG
- a CDS encoding DNA-directed RNA polymerase subunit alpha produces MSILAFQKPDKVVMVSSTDREGQFEFRPLEPGYGITVGNALRRILLSSLEGFAITSIKIEGVDHEFSTLKGVVEDVTEIILNLKQVRFKKQIEMTDHERLTVTVSGKNTFTAGDIGKFTSGFQVLNPDLVICNMETSVKIKMELTIDKGRGYVSAEENKPANAVAGVIAIDAIYTPIKNVKISIENFRVEQKTDYEKLIMDVVTDGSIHPKEALKEAAKILIHHFMLFSDEKITLDSEDKVAGEEFDESSLHMRQLLKTKLFDMDLSVRALNCLKAADVETLAELVSFNKNDLLKFRNFGKKSLSELEDLVHSKNLTFGMNLAKYKLDKD; encoded by the coding sequence ATGTCAATTTTAGCTTTTCAAAAACCAGACAAAGTAGTTATGGTAAGTTCAACTGACCGTGAAGGGCAGTTTGAGTTCCGTCCTTTGGAACCGGGTTATGGTATTACAGTTGGAAATGCGCTGCGCAGAATTCTTCTTTCTTCTTTAGAAGGATTTGCAATTACTTCAATCAAAATCGAAGGTGTTGACCATGAATTCTCTACACTTAAGGGTGTGGTAGAAGATGTGACAGAAATTATTTTGAACTTAAAACAAGTACGTTTTAAGAAACAAATTGAAATGACCGATCACGAAAGATTAACAGTTACTGTGAGCGGAAAAAATACATTCACTGCCGGAGATATCGGAAAATTTACCTCCGGTTTCCAAGTATTGAATCCTGATTTGGTTATCTGTAACATGGAGACTTCTGTTAAAATTAAAATGGAATTAACCATCGACAAAGGCCGCGGATATGTTTCTGCTGAAGAAAATAAGCCGGCTAATGCAGTTGCAGGTGTTATTGCAATTGATGCGATTTACACGCCAATTAAAAACGTAAAAATCAGTATCGAGAATTTCCGTGTGGAGCAAAAAACAGATTACGAAAAGTTAATCATGGATGTGGTAACTGACGGATCTATTCACCCGAAAGAAGCTTTGAAAGAAGCTGCAAAAATTTTGATTCACCATTTTATGTTATTCAGCGATGAGAAAATCACTTTGGATAGCGAAGATAAAGTGGCTGGTGAAGAGTTTGACGAATCATCCTTACACATGCGTCAGTTGTTGAAAACAAAATTGTTTGATATGGATCTTTCAGTTCGTGCATTAAACTGCTTAAAAGCAGCTGATGTTGAAACTTTAGCTGAATTGGTTTCTTTCAATAAAAATGACCTTTTGAAGTTCCGCAACTTTGGTAAAAAATCACTTTCAGAATTAGAAGATTTAGTACATTCAAAAAACTTAACCTTCGGAATGAATTTGGCAAAATATAAATTGGATAAAGACTAA
- the rplQ gene encoding 50S ribosomal protein L17 — translation MRHGKKFNHLGRTASHRKAMLANMACSLILHKKINTTVAKAKELRKYVEPLITKSKDDSTHSRRTVFAYLKQKEAVTALFRDVAVKVATRPGGYTRILKTGNRLGDNAEMCFIELVDYNEFLLGETKTAAAAKPKATRRSRGAKASGVKADADATVVEETASEATETKKPKAAAKAKAPAKEKAEKAEKAPAKPKAKKKEDKE, via the coding sequence ATGAGACACGGAAAAAAATTCAATCACTTAGGTAGAACAGCTTCGCATCGTAAAGCAATGTTGGCGAATATGGCTTGTTCATTGATTTTACATAAAAAGATAAATACTACAGTTGCAAAGGCAAAGGAATTGCGCAAATATGTGGAGCCTTTGATTACAAAATCGAAAGATGACAGTACTCACTCTCGTAGAACTGTATTTGCTTATTTGAAACAAAAAGAAGCAGTTACCGCTTTGTTTAGAGATGTGGCTGTGAAAGTGGCAACACGTCCGGGAGGCTATACACGCATCCTTAAAACCGGAAACCGTTTGGGTGATAATGCAGAAATGTGTTTTATTGAGTTAGTAGATTACAACGAATTTTTGTTGGGCGAAACTAAAACAGCTGCTGCTGCTAAACCAAAAGCAACCCGTCGTTCACGTGGTGCAAAAGCAAGTGGTGTGAAAGCTGATGCAGATGCAACAGTGGTGGAAGAAACTGCTTCAGAAGCTACAGAAACTAAGAAACCTAAAGCTGCTGCTAAAGCTAAGGCTCCTGCGAAAGAAAAAGCAGAGAAAGCTGAAAAAGCACCTGCTAAGCCAAAAGCTAAAAAGAAAGAAGATAAAGAGTAA
- a CDS encoding AAA family ATPase: MKQAYIRFVKNLPDELLDSHYTFNKENLKKVVNFGPINKLNIFIGANNSGKSRMLRALAKMSNFSLVFDENFEKKFEIIASKLSAASKKLQYQKNVPSIMLNSDRKISTERHLGKEYINTSHKFLHENNFKEQIQFNSSFFESLAETINKLLSDNQLAKLVDTLVLNYHILKLTCHILKSPHERFVREFRNYGAYQMPDNLGLDEKEDLLVICGDLIEQFRICADFQEEKLERVKSLYFPVLRSANSLFNDTLSVRSDAKYKIRENVFLNTTVENYKFLNKERNGVLSQIETGLDLYDKIKNARNNYRRIREGFDAFERFLRDNFFPNSNLDIVAFDANGKDSDEHISIFIDGKDHSLHDLGDGIQSLIVLLYPIFTAEKDSWIFIEEPEINLHPGMQRILLNQLLKNEYLIKLNLTLFITTHSNHLIDLTIEQSETSIFVFEKIEAGKEKYAHLIRNMKGGDIEILDTIGAKNSSVFMANCSIWVEGITDRIYINSFLKAYIRHKEINEKGKNKFALKEDLDYCFFEYAGSNIEHYLFNYKDAKENLKSGEEEKINTQFLSNRIFLIADLDRDKSKKHDDLLRRVNSNFKYRVLAFQEIENLISPKQLEILIPQLHNKFINVKIPKFIHSEYKRKYLGDFLEQKLQKKFPKSIKAASGTLRTYYKKKLAQLVSDGIEWDTMSSEAKRLTEEIYAFISENRNK, encoded by the coding sequence ATGAAACAAGCTTACATAAGATTCGTTAAAAATTTGCCAGATGAATTGTTGGATTCTCACTATACATTTAATAAAGAAAATCTAAAGAAGGTAGTTAATTTTGGCCCTATAAACAAATTAAACATATTTATCGGAGCTAATAACTCGGGCAAAAGTAGAATGTTAAGAGCGTTAGCTAAAATGTCTAATTTTTCGCTTGTCTTTGATGAGAATTTCGAAAAGAAATTTGAAATAATTGCTTCAAAGTTATCGGCTGCAAGCAAAAAGTTACAATATCAAAAAAATGTTCCCTCAATTATGCTAAATTCAGATAGAAAGATTAGCACTGAAAGGCATCTTGGCAAGGAATATATTAATACAAGCCATAAATTTTTACATGAAAATAATTTTAAAGAACAAATACAATTTAATTCTTCCTTTTTTGAATCACTGGCCGAAACGATTAATAAACTTCTTAGCGACAATCAGCTCGCTAAATTAGTTGATACTTTGGTTCTAAACTACCACATTTTAAAACTAACATGCCATATTTTAAAATCTCCCCATGAAAGGTTCGTAAGAGAATTTAGAAACTATGGTGCTTATCAGATGCCTGACAATTTAGGGTTAGATGAAAAGGAAGATTTGTTAGTAATATGTGGTGACTTAATAGAGCAATTTAGGATTTGTGCTGATTTTCAAGAAGAGAAACTTGAAAGAGTTAAATCTTTATATTTTCCAGTACTTCGATCGGCGAATTCTCTTTTCAATGATACATTAAGCGTAAGGTCTGATGCAAAGTACAAAATTCGTGAAAATGTTTTCTTAAATACAACTGTAGAAAACTATAAGTTCTTAAATAAAGAGAGAAATGGAGTTCTTTCACAAATAGAGACAGGACTTGATTTGTATGATAAAATTAAAAATGCGAGAAACAACTATCGAAGGATAAGGGAAGGCTTTGACGCCTTTGAAAGATTTCTTAGAGATAATTTTTTCCCGAACAGTAATCTTGATATTGTTGCGTTTGATGCGAATGGTAAAGATTCTGATGAACATATATCGATTTTCATTGATGGGAAAGACCATTCACTTCATGATTTGGGAGATGGAATCCAATCTTTAATAGTTTTATTGTATCCGATATTTACAGCAGAGAAGGACTCTTGGATATTTATTGAAGAACCTGAAATCAATTTGCACCCAGGTATGCAAAGAATTTTATTAAATCAACTTTTAAAGAATGAATATTTAATTAAATTGAACTTGACTCTATTCATAACAACACACTCTAATCATTTAATTGATTTAACAATTGAGCAAAGTGAAACTTCAATTTTTGTTTTTGAGAAAATTGAAGCAGGAAAGGAGAAATATGCTCATTTAATAAGAAATATGAAAGGTGGAGATATCGAAATATTGGATACAATTGGGGCTAAAAATTCGTCTGTGTTTATGGCAAACTGCAGTATCTGGGTTGAAGGAATAACGGATAGAATATACATTAACTCATTTTTAAAAGCATATATAAGACACAAGGAAATTAATGAAAAGGGGAAAAATAAATTTGCACTAAAGGAAGATTTGGACTACTGTTTTTTTGAATATGCTGGTTCTAATATTGAACATTATTTATTTAATTATAAAGACGCAAAGGAGAATTTAAAGTCAGGTGAGGAAGAAAAGATTAATACTCAATTTTTAAGCAATAGAATTTTTTTGATTGCTGACTTAGATCGAGACAAATCAAAGAAGCACGATGATTTGCTGAGAAGGGTAAATTCCAATTTTAAATATAGAGTTTTGGCATTTCAAGAAATTGAAAATCTGATATCTCCAAAACAGTTGGAAATATTAATTCCGCAACTTCACAACAAATTCATAAATGTGAAAATTCCTAAATTCATTCATAGTGAATATAAGAGAAAGTATTTGGGAGATTTTCTAGAACAAAAATTACAAAAAAAGTTTCCAAAATCAATAAAGGCGGCTAGTGGCACATTGAGAACTTATTATAAGAAGAAATTGGCTCAATTGGTAAGTGATGGTATTGAATGGGATACAATGTCAAGCGAAGCAAAAAGATTAACAGAAGAAATTTATGCATTTATTTCCGAGAACCGAAATAAATAG
- a CDS encoding T9SS type A sorting domain-containing protein — MKATISKYLFLLLFLSVVGVLAQPTLSLEWINKYPNSAGKKIIKDSDNNIIICGQESSSSTWGSTYSNLFLKKIDTLGNTSWSEIIGFGLPQGGYGVQQLLIDSLNNIYLVGVLTVNPNTPIEVGFLIKYDSQGNFIWEKKYGAMQGFNCYFLNAAIFKNSFISLSGFIDSSGTFNKAIIAQYSLTGNLNWVHIDTNSYMTRASSIVHDNLGNAYLTFISNCCPPSTTGSIVKLDSLGNQLFQNPIIGGNYHHMLPSVIGIDDSSKVFIATTTTGVGTNSGYDCALVQFDTSGTQKWFTIYRNSPVTGKDEFPKKIFFDTENCYVLGSIDSSFSYSNGFITKFSKNGTLKWEYIYSPTNQGQDGIVSGCLMNDSSIAISGTGVFSQSSWGMFAQIIDTSGVLKSNFQDPISSVIWDMERIDKNLFLIGSVSDTNELVQDSAIVCKLIFDQTTSSFHKSDYLKGGKIILYPNPVTDNLVIENLDLKSLNEKFSYSIRSPLGAILLSKNVTFPAKINLQQLSPGFYIISICSKDFYFNHSFIKF, encoded by the coding sequence ATGAAGGCTACGATTAGTAAATATTTATTCCTTTTGCTTTTTCTTTCAGTTGTTGGGGTGCTTGCTCAGCCTACGCTTAGTTTGGAATGGATCAACAAATACCCTAATTCAGCAGGTAAAAAAATTATTAAGGATAGCGATAATAATATTATTATATGTGGCCAAGAATCTTCAAGTTCTACTTGGGGTTCAACATACTCAAATTTATTCTTAAAAAAAATTGACACACTTGGAAATACTAGTTGGAGTGAGATCATTGGATTTGGGCTTCCACAAGGAGGATATGGTGTGCAACAATTATTAATAGATAGTTTAAATAATATATACTTAGTTGGAGTTTTGACTGTTAATCCTAATACTCCGATCGAAGTAGGTTTTCTTATTAAATATGACTCACAAGGTAATTTTATTTGGGAAAAGAAATATGGAGCAATGCAAGGATTTAATTGCTATTTCCTAAATGCGGCAATTTTTAAAAATAGCTTTATATCTCTCTCTGGTTTTATTGACTCCTCTGGCACTTTTAATAAAGCCATTATAGCACAATACTCTTTAACTGGAAATCTTAACTGGGTGCATATTGATACCAATTCATACATGACAAGGGCAAGTTCGATTGTTCATGATAATCTCGGAAATGCTTATCTAACGTTTATTAGTAATTGTTGTCCTCCTTCCACTACAGGAAGTATTGTAAAGTTAGACTCTTTAGGGAATCAACTATTTCAAAACCCAATCATAGGAGGAAATTATCACCATATGTTGCCTAGCGTTATTGGCATTGATGATTCATCAAAGGTATTTATTGCGACAACAACTACAGGAGTTGGAACAAATAGCGGCTATGATTGTGCCTTAGTTCAATTTGATACTTCCGGAACCCAAAAATGGTTTACCATATACAGAAACAGCCCTGTTACGGGAAAAGATGAATTTCCAAAAAAGATATTTTTTGACACTGAAAATTGTTATGTTTTGGGAAGCATTGATTCTTCATTTTCATATTCAAATGGGTTCATTACAAAATTTAGTAAAAACGGAACATTAAAATGGGAATACATTTATTCTCCAACAAATCAAGGCCAAGATGGAATAGTGAGTGGATGCTTAATGAATGATAGTTCGATCGCTATTTCAGGAACAGGGGTTTTTTCTCAGTCGAGTTGGGGAATGTTTGCACAAATCATCGATACGTCAGGGGTATTGAAAAGTAATTTTCAAGATCCGATTTCCTCTGTAATATGGGACATGGAAAGAATCGACAAGAATTTATTTTTGATTGGTAGTGTAAGTGATACGAATGAATTAGTACAAGATTCAGCCATAGTTTGCAAATTAATCTTTGATCAAACTACTTCGTCTTTTCATAAATCGGATTATTTAAAAGGGGGGAAAATAATTCTTTATCCCAATCCTGTCACAGATAATTTGGTAATTGAAAATTTAGATTTAAAATCTTTAAATGAGAAATTCTCCTATAGCATTAGAAGCCCACTAGGGGCAATACTTTTGAGCAAGAATGTTACTTTCCCAGCCAAAATAAATTTGCAACAACTTTCTCCCGGATTTTATATTATTAGCATATGTAGTAAGGATTTTTATTTCAACCATTCATTCATTAAGTTCTAG
- a CDS encoding hydroxymethylglutaryl-CoA lyase, with the protein MKIIECPRDAMQGIHEFIPTQKKIEYINSLLKVGFDTIDFGSFVSPKAIPQLRDTTEVLNGLELSNTKSKLLAIVANVRGAQDAVEFDEINYLGFPFSISETFQQRNTNSSIEESLGRVEEIQNLCVRNNKELVIYISMAFGNPYGDDWSSEVAIQWTTKLSQLGIKIIALADTVGVSTPDSIRYLFTKLIPRFKEIEFGAHLHSTPQARAEKIKAAYESGCKRFDVAIHGFGGCPMANDDLVGNLATESLIDFFKSEKINLNLDEANLLSSYQLANSVFPAV; encoded by the coding sequence ATGAAAATAATTGAATGCCCGCGCGACGCAATGCAAGGAATACATGAGTTTATTCCCACGCAAAAAAAAATTGAGTACATCAACTCCTTGCTAAAAGTGGGGTTCGATACTATTGACTTTGGAAGTTTTGTATCTCCCAAAGCCATACCTCAGTTGCGCGATACAACGGAGGTTTTGAATGGCTTAGAGCTCAGCAACACAAAGTCAAAATTGCTTGCCATTGTTGCCAACGTGCGAGGTGCTCAGGATGCTGTAGAGTTTGATGAAATTAATTACCTTGGATTTCCATTTTCCATATCTGAAACGTTTCAGCAACGTAATACTAATTCCAGCATTGAAGAATCGCTCGGCCGCGTGGAGGAAATTCAAAACCTGTGTGTGCGCAACAATAAAGAATTGGTGATTTATATTTCGATGGCTTTTGGAAACCCTTATGGAGATGATTGGAGCAGCGAGGTAGCCATACAATGGACAACAAAACTCAGTCAATTGGGAATAAAAATTATTGCGCTTGCCGATACCGTTGGCGTGAGCACACCAGATTCGATACGTTATCTTTTTACCAAACTTATCCCACGTTTTAAAGAAATTGAATTTGGAGCTCATTTGCATTCCACCCCACAAGCAAGAGCCGAAAAAATTAAAGCAGCATACGAAAGTGGGTGTAAGCGTTTTGATGTGGCCATCCACGGATTTGGCGGATGCCCTATGGCCAATGACGACCTGGTAGGGAACTTAGCAACTGAGAGTTTGATTGATTTTTTTAAGTCCGAAAAAATAAATTTGAATTTGGATGAAGCAAATTTATTGTCGAGCTATCAGCTTGCAAATAGCGTATTTCCGGCGGTCTAG
- a CDS encoding quinone-dependent dihydroorotate dehydrogenase translates to MYKKLIRPVFFLFAPEAIHHFVFRFLKLAFKIPFVSSLVKAFYLIEDKRLERTLFGIKFPNPVGLAAGFDKDAKLMDELSCFGFGAIEIGTVTPLAQPGNDKPRMFRLPKDSALINRMGFNNNGADAAAARLKRRKSKVIVGGNIGKNKITTNENAADDYEKCFNSLHAVVDYFVVNVSSPNTPGLRALQDKEPLSALLFHLKKLNAQKRQPKPILLKIAPDLSNEQLDEIVEIVQVTKIDGIIATNTTIERSNLLSDSTYIEQIGAGGLSGKPLTKRATEVIRYLAEKSKHAFPIVAVGGIHSANDAIEKLEAGASLVQLYTGFIYEGPALIRAINKRILKHDFKQ, encoded by the coding sequence ATGTATAAAAAACTCATACGCCCTGTATTTTTTCTATTTGCACCCGAAGCAATTCATCATTTTGTGTTTCGCTTTTTAAAACTTGCATTTAAAATCCCTTTTGTTTCTTCCTTGGTTAAAGCTTTTTACCTCATCGAAGATAAGCGTTTAGAACGTACCTTATTTGGAATTAAATTCCCTAACCCGGTTGGTTTAGCTGCCGGTTTTGATAAGGATGCTAAATTAATGGATGAGCTGTCCTGCTTTGGATTTGGAGCCATTGAAATAGGTACTGTAACTCCATTAGCTCAACCGGGCAATGATAAACCACGCATGTTTCGACTTCCAAAAGACAGTGCTTTAATTAATCGAATGGGCTTTAATAACAATGGTGCAGATGCGGCTGCAGCGCGCTTAAAACGTCGAAAATCCAAGGTAATTGTGGGTGGCAACATCGGAAAAAATAAAATTACTACCAACGAAAATGCGGCCGATGATTATGAAAAGTGTTTTAACAGTTTGCATGCTGTAGTGGATTATTTTGTAGTGAATGTGAGCTCTCCCAATACACCCGGTTTGCGGGCACTGCAAGACAAGGAACCACTAAGCGCCCTACTTTTTCACTTAAAAAAACTCAATGCCCAAAAACGGCAACCCAAGCCCATCCTGCTAAAAATTGCTCCTGACCTCAGCAATGAACAATTGGATGAAATCGTAGAAATTGTTCAAGTCACAAAAATTGATGGAATTATTGCCACCAATACAACAATTGAGCGCAGTAACTTGTTAAGTGATTCCACCTACATCGAACAAATTGGCGCCGGCGGATTAAGCGGAAAACCACTTACAAAAAGAGCTACGGAGGTAATACGTTACCTGGCCGAAAAGAGCAAGCACGCCTTCCCTATTGTTGCTGTGGGCGGAATACACAGCGCCAACGATGCTATCGAAAAACTGGAAGCGGGTGCAAGTTTGGTGCAGCTATACACCGGTTTTATTTATGAAGGCCCCGCTTTGATTCGAGCAATAAATAAACGAATTTTGAAACACGATTTTAAGCAATGA